One Arachis hypogaea cultivar Tifrunner chromosome 18, arahy.Tifrunner.gnm2.J5K5, whole genome shotgun sequence genomic window, AATTCGAAATTTAACCTACAattcttcccttttcttttcctccaaaatttcaaCTCCCAAACAACCCCTGCTAGTCACAGAAggtttgttagttagttagttaggttAAAAGATGTCTCTTTTCTGCTCTTTATCCCTGCTGCTGTTTGGCTATAGAGCACCAGCTACATAATCTTTAAAATTTGTTACCATGTtggatacttttttttttttggattcttTTCGCTACGTGATGCATGATTGGTTATTTAAGCCTATATAACTTTCTAACACCATGTATACGGTATACCACTTCATCCGTAAATTATAATCAATCCATAAATCATGTGCCAAAATTACAAACTCTACTCATCCCAAAAACCATGCTTAACCATCCAAATTAAAACCCCCTATTAAATATAGTAACTGAACCCTAAGCCACTAATTTATTTTCCTCTTTTAAACCCTATTTTTAACCAAAACAGATAATATATAAACGAACCCTTGCTACTCCCTTCAATAATCAAGCTAAGCTTGGTTTCGGTATTCATACATTGacgagaagaagaaaagggagaaaTAAACAAAACCCCTTTTCTTTTCGAATAAAAAAAccaataacaaaataataaaaaaatgggtTTGAGAAACACATCTGTTCTGTGCTTGGCActgtttcttgctttctcttCATGCATTCATGGGTTAGATATCACTAGCGCACTCAGCAAATACCCAGAATTCACCAAGTTCAGCAAGTACCTCACCGAAACCAAGCTTGTTGATCAAATCAACGGCCAGAAAGCCGTTACCGTCCTCGCCCTCGGCGACGACGCACTCGCCTCCCTTGACGGGAAGCCCCGGGACTACATCAAGGCAGTCCTGGCCAACCACGTGGTTACCAACTACTACGACGAGAAGCTTCTCGTCGGAGCAGTTGGTAGCCACGAGAAGTTGGCCACACTCTCATCTTCTGGAATCTTCGTCAACTTGATAAACGATGGCGAGGTGGCTTTTGCACCCGCCGAGAAAGAACAGTATGAGAGCAAGCTCGTCAGAACCGTTGAAACTCAACCCGAATCACTTTCAATCTTGGAGGTTCATCAGCCTATTTTTGCTCCATCCGCCGTTGCCAACGCCGTCGCAGCCACCGTGTCGTCGGAAGGGAAGAAGGTTCAAGAAGCAGCAGCCGGTGTTAGCGGCGGTTGTCGCGTCGAGATGGGGCTCTTTGGGGGAGTAGTTATTGCCTTGGTTTCGCTCTTTGCTTCATTGTaagttatgattaatgatgaCATGAACAACGTAGCAAATAATGCTATTGTTTTGTTGTTATAGTGAGGATAAGAGGAAAGTATggtaaaatttttaaatgtttgtatctatatatatatgtacatgtATACATATATGTTCTTGTGATGTGTTATTCACTTATTCGTTATCAGAATATAATTTTGTATACTTCAATTGTATTATATACGGTTGAGACCGAATTGTTTTTGTGTTATCAGATTTTGTCACTCTCTTTTTCTCTAGCTCTTCtgctctttcttttcctttttgatGCATCCTTAAAACATTTTACAAACTTATCGGATGTTATTCATTctttttagattattatttatgtaattaataaataaaaataattatttttacaatcatattaagtatatattaaaatcaactattaaaattagtaattaaaatagaatatatattaaaatataaaatacatattaaaaataagttaaattatatatatatttatatacaaatatatagtgactaattttagtgattatttagttaattttgatatgtaaataatattttatttttatttttattgatatgataTTACATAATAactgtacattaaaattaattctttttttttaatgtcaaagtaatttttttaacttttagaaCTTGTTTGAATGAGTTTCtacgaaataattttttttagatttttaaaaaagtaaaagtaatttatatttggatacttcatataaaaatatctttttatttaataagagtaaagtatcgtttttgtcttcaATTTTTGGAGTAAgtcatatttgtgtttctaacgtttaaatcgtcataTTTATATCCCTAACGCTTATAAAAGTGATTCagtgttatcctgccgtcaatttattaacaaatcaaattgtatttttaattattctcactttgatgtattcattctcaattagatctcacttggatgtgttggATTTCAATATTATATCCATTATTTGTGTTTAGGTTCAATCATGTtcttagaaaagtgaattatataaATGATGCAgggattagtttcaacttttgataagctatttttcggagtgaaTCATCGATTCTTTTATAGACATTTGTATTttcaaaactcaaactaaagcttATGATATATAATTGACGGTAGGATAACGTTAAATCACTTTTACAGACGTTAGAGATGCAAATAGAATGATTTAAACATTAAGTACACAAATAGAACTTATCTCAAACattagggacaaaaacaatactttactctatctaataattatgtttggatacaacAGTGTAAAcatatctttttgtttatttattatataaaaaatatatttttaaaaataatatttaaaaatatataaattataacttctaaaaaaaatcaatatttttatttttattattaaaattttgtcacacaaatcaaaaaataatttttttaacaatttaataATATCCAAACAAACTCttaattaaccaaaaaattatCACGACTAAAGAAGATTAACACACTACGGCATGCGATGTTAATACAAACTCGAAAGTCTACTAAATTGATGAATGATAATATGAATTAGCACTATAGCATAGCAACCAATTATGTATGACTTTCTTCTatggttgttattattattattacttgataATAAAATGATAAGCAAAGTTTAGatttagataaaaattaatatgcagttatttttatgaaaagttaataattaaaaattaataatttaatatgtttgaattctcaactattaatttcatataaaaataattatggaATGAA contains:
- the LOC112771345 gene encoding fasciclin-like arabinogalactan protein 3, with protein sequence MGLRNTSVLCLALFLAFSSCIHGLDITSALSKYPEFTKFSKYLTETKLVDQINGQKAVTVLALGDDALASLDGKPRDYIKAVLANHVVTNYYDEKLLVGAVGSHEKLATLSSSGIFVNLINDGEVAFAPAEKEQYESKLVRTVETQPESLSILEVHQPIFAPSAVANAVAATVSSEGKKVQEAAAGVSGGCRVEMGLFGGVVIALVSLFASL